The genomic window GCGATGGGGAGGCGGGCGACGACGGCCCCGTCCAGCACGAGCTCGGCGGACTCGTCCTCGGCGAGGATCGCGGGGGTGTCATACCGGCCTGCGGCCTCGGGGCCCCGGGCGAGGGTGTGGACCTCCAGGAGCCGGCGGTTCAGGTCCAGGATCCCGTACACCGGGATGCCCGCCGCCGCGTATCCCTTCGGCTTCTTCGTCCGGTCCTGCGCCGAGGTGTCGCAGACCTCGACCACGAGGGCCAGATCCCCGGGGGCGGGTCGACGGGCCTCGTATCGCCGCCTGTCCCCGCGTGCCACCGTCACGTCGGGCTCCGGCCGCCAGCGCCCCCAGGAGGCGATCGACTTCTCCTCCCGCACGTGATAGCCGGCCGGCAACACGGCCTTGAGCGCATCGGCGACCGCACCCACCGCGAAATCATGCGGCGGGTTCTTCGTCACCTCGTAGACCTCACCGTCCAGGAGCTCGACGTGCCGCCCCTCGAACAGGCCGGCGTCCAGCATCCGTTCGAACTCGGCCGCCGAGAACCGCACCCGGCCGCCTCGGGGCGATGCCGCGGCCTGCCCGATCGTCGTCGCCATCGTCGTGCCTCCGTTGCTCGCCAGGGCGCCACAGCGGCCCCGCCACGGCGAGGTATGCGACCACCACCCCAGTATCGGGCCTCGCGGGCAGACCGGCAACTGCCCTCGCGCGAAGACCTCCGCCCACTCCCACGCGGGGCCCGGAGGACGCTTCCCGCGACCGGCCAGTGGCAAGACCAGGGCAGAAGAAACGTCGGGGGCAGAGGGGACTCCGGGGTCGGATGCACCCCCGCAGGCCCTGCTTCCTGACTCCGCAGGCCTTGCAGGATCCCAGCTTGTTGCAAGGTTCCCGGGCTTCTGCTGCCAGCTTCGCCGTAAATCCGCTATGCTTTGGGAGGGCCCAGGTACCACGGCGAGCGGGTCGGTGACCGTGTCGAAGAAAGCCTCCCAGACGAAGATGCAGGCGGCCCGCAAGAGGCGGACGCGCGAGCACGTCATCGAGGCCCTCAGCGTGGCGCACCTGCAGTACTTCGTCGCCAATGCGGGATTCACGATGGCGTCGTCCAAGGAGGATTACGGCTACGACCTGGTCGTCACGACGTTCGATCGCGATGGGTACATGGACCCGATGGCCGTCTACGTCCAATTGAAGGCCTCCGAGCGCCTGACGCCTCTCGCCGACGGCGTCAGCTACTGCTTCGACCTTGACGTTCGCGACGACAATCAATGGGCGGATGAGATCAATCCGGTGTTCCTGATCCTCTATGAGGCGTCCTCGATCCGAGCCTACTGGCTCTACTTCCAGGAATACTTGCGACAGGCGGGCGGGCCCAAGCCGAAGAAGGGCGCGAGGACGATCCGCGTCCGCGTGCCGAAGGGAAATCGGGTCAAGACGAGCTTCTTCCGGCATGCCAGGCATCTCAAGCAGAAGGTGCATGCCGAGCTGGGCGGGGGGAAGGCCGATGCTTAAGACGGGGGCGACATTCGCAGAGGTGAAGGCCGCGCTGACCGAGCTGGGCTTCGGGCACCGATACACACCGAAACATGTCTTCTTCAAACACTCATCCGGCACGCCGTTCTTCGCCCTGCCACGCTACGCGCCCGGCCAGCGCCTCAGCTCGATCCACGCGTTGATGATCCGCACTCAGCTCGAGGATGCCGGGCTGATCGAGGAGGCGGAGCCGCGGTGCCGGCCGCTCGTCGGGACGGTGCTGCAGAAGACCGGCGGCGTGGCGAAGGTGAAGGCGAAGAAGAAGGCCGGCACGCCGCCGGCAGCGGCCGGGAAGCCCGCACCGCCGAAAGCGGGCAAGAATGATGCTGGGGGGCCTGAAGGCGGCAGGAAGCCGTCCGCGACCAAGGCCAAGGCCCACGCCTGAACCGATTTCGGCTCCGGCCGCAGAATCGCCGGCGCCATGCGCGAAGGTGGCGAAGGCCCATTCCGCCCTCACCCCACCCCTCTCCCGCCGAGCGGGAGAGGGAGATATCTTCGCTCCTCGGCCTCGGCCTCGGCCTCGGCCTCGGCCTCGGCGGGCGCAACAGATCCAGCCAGCGCACTCTCGCGTCATGGCCGTCGAAAACGGCCGGTTTCCAACAACCCAGCGGGGGCGACCGATGGGCCCGGCACCGGGGCGGTGGTCCTCCTCCGTCGGGTCGGCGATGGATCGCCCCCGCGGTCCGGCGGGCCGGTTCACCAGCCCATGAGGCGGACGCCCCCCGCGAGATAGGCGTGCTCGATCAGCAGATAGGCGATCGTCGCCGCCAGGAACAGCATCGCCATGGCGACGAGGTAGAGCACGAGGGCCGCCGTCGCGCCGATGCGGAGCCGCAGGCGGCGGAGGAGACGCCAGGCGCCCCAGCCCATCAGGCCGTAGAGGGCGAATCCGCCCGCCGCCAGGGCGATCAGGGTGGGCTCGCCCCGGCGCTGGTCCCGGATGTTGACCAGGGCGACGGCCACGAACAGGGCCAGCAGCCAGAGCTGCCAGACCCGGAACTGGACGGGCGTCCGCACCGGCCGGGAAGCGGCGTCGGGCGTCTCGGCGTGGGTCATCGCGCACCTCGGATCCCCCCGCGGTGGCGATCCGGCCCATCCGGCGCGGGAGAGTCATGACAATTGTCCGAAGCGGCCCGCGTCCGGTCAAGGGGCGTCATCGCGTGATCGGACTCACCCCCACCTGTATCCCTCCGTCTTAATGAGGGGATCGGCTCCGGCTCTCGCCGATCGTCAAGGAGAGCCCGAAGCGAGGCCAGGCCCCGCCACGGCCGGGACGGCGAAGTCATGCGGGCGATCCCGAGGCGTCGCCGGCGGATGGGATGACCACCACGGATGGCGCGGATAACACGGATGGGAGTCGATCCGATGCTCCCCGCTCCGTCATCCGCGGCATCCGCGCCATCCGTGGTGGCCATCCCGCCTCTGGGCCGGGTCTGCTCCTCCGCCTCGGCGTCCCGCCGCGATTCCGCCACGGTCGCCCGGAGACCTCGACCAGGCGCCAGGTTGTGGTCCCGGGGATGGGGATGATGCCGGCGATCTCGACCGGCGGCCCGGACCGCGGCCGGCGACCGGGATGCGCGATCGGCCGGATCTCGGCGATGACGGCGATTCCACCGGCGACGAAATCGGAGAAATCCGCGCGTCGACGCGCGAAAACCGCCCAACATGGCGCCAGTCTCTTATATAGGGGCATCGCGGTGCGCGTCGCGCGGGGCGGCGCCGCGATCGGGGATCGTTGCGGCCGGCCGTCCCTCGCCATGCCGCTACCCGGTCGATGGCGGATGGGGCGGCGGTCGACGGGGCGGCGATCGGCCGATTTTCGGTCGTGCTCGCGAAATCGGCCGTCCCGTCGCGCGGACCATGCCGGAGAGGGCCGCCGCGCGGGCGGCGTGCGGGGGCATCGCGTGTCGATTGGCAATTCGGATGTCGGTAGCCCGGCAGGCCCGGCGCCGGCCCGCGGGCCCCGTGCGGGTCGCGGGATCGGGGATGATCGGGGGGCCGGGAATCGGGAATCGCTCGGGAGGCTCCGGGGGTGGGCTGACGGCCCCAACGTCTCCGGCGGGGCACGCCGGAGGCGACCGGGGGGCACGAGGAGGTGTCGAAACGCGTGAAGGACGGGGGCGGCGAAGCGGGATCGTCCCGAATGCTAGAGCCCCAACTTGACACCTCGCCGGGGAATTTATGGACATGTGACCACCCGCGTGAGCGGGTGGTTCGGACGGGCGAAGCCTCCAGCCTCCGGCGTCAGCCGGATCTGCGGGACCGGCCTCGGCCCGCGGGAGGAGCCTCGTCCTCGCCTCGGTGCCCGACCCTGCTTCGAAAGCTGCGCCGCAAGTCCATCCGATGGAATACCTTGACTGCGGTTTTCGATCGGCTTCGCCGCCCAAGAAGCGGAGAGGACCCACCACGGATGGCACGGAGAACACGGATGGAACGCGGGCCGCCCGCGCCGATCCGTCATCCGTGCCATCCGTGCCATCCGTGCCATCCGTGGTCGTTGAAGATGCCCGCGACGAACGGTGCCCCATCGTGGCGCCTCCCCCGCCGCAACGCCTCGGCGTGGCTCCGCTCGTCCCGCGAGCCTGGGCGACGACCGGAGCCACCGTCGGGCCGGATGGCTGCCGCGGGGTGGCCGGGACATCCTCGGCGATCGGCACGGGCCGGCACCCCGCGGGCCGGCCTCGCCTCGCCCAGGGCCACGCCGCTCCCGGGGCGTCGCGATGCTCCGCCCCGGCCGCCCGGGTTGCGTTCGGGAGGCAGGGGAAGGTGTGAAAAACCTCGGCGCGAGGGGGTGGCGAAGCCGTTCGAAAACCGAGGTTGGGTTGTTTCCGGATAAGGACTTGCGGCGAGACTTTCGAAGCAGGTCGTGCCGACGACTGGAGCCACGGACGGGGGCGATTGCGGCCGGGGCGTCGCGATGCTCCTCTCCCGTCATCTGGACGTCTTTATGCTCTGTGGCTGACGGGACCCGGGTCGGCTTATCGGGACCCGCAAATCGAGCCGAGCGGTCCCTCCGGTCCCCTACCTCCATCGTTGGGGAAGGTCAGGGAGGGGGGCTGCAGGGCCTTCGATCGGAGGGCGAGCCGACGATGGCGAGCGGGCCCTCGACGAGATGCCCGAGTCTTCCTCCTGTCCGAGGCGGTCGCCCCCTCTCCCTACCCCTCCCCCGCGTGTATGGACCGGAGACATGGGTGGCGCGCGTTCGGGGACATGGGTGACGGGTCAGTGGAGGTCATTGTGCGCCCGGAGGTCGATGCCGGCAACCCGGTGGACGCCGAAGTAGACGCCGAAGGAGCCGTCGGCGTCGGCCGGCCGCACGGCCACGCGCTCGCCGCGGAACGCCTTGCCCAGGACGGCCCGGCGGCCGCGGAAGCTGATGGTCCCGTCGCAGGCCACCTTCCGCACCGCGTCGCCGGGGCCGTACTCCCACGAGGGGGGCGCCTCGGGGTAGGGCCGCTCGCTCATGCGGTAGCGGCTCGCCGGCACCGCCAGCCCCAGCGCCTCGTGCGGCCGCCGGTGGTTGTAGGTCTCGCGCCACGCCTCGAAGCCGGACCGGCAGGCCTCCAGGTCGCGGAAGGCCCGCCCCTGGATGACCTCCGCCTTGAGGGTGCGGTGGAACCGCTCGTCCTTGCCCTGGGTCTGGGGGTGGAACGGGCGGCCGTGGCTGACGCCGACGCCCAGCCGCAGCAGCCACACCGTCAGGCCCGTGTGCCGCGCCTCGCCGCCGCAGGGGCCCCAGGGCGAGCCGTTGTCGCAGAGGATCCGCTCGGGCAGGCCGTGGGCGCGGAAGGTGGCCTCCAGGAGGCGGCGCACCGTGGCCTCGCGCTGGTCGCCGCAGGCGTAGAGGCCCACGGCGTAGCGCGAGTGGTCGTCGAGGATCGTCAGCGGGTGGCAGCGGCCGGCCCCGGCGGCGAAGTGGCCCTTGAAGTCCATCTGCCAGAGGCGGTTGGGGGCGTCGTGCTCGAAGCGCACCCAGGGCGTCGCCGCCGCGGAGGCGGCCGGGTCGAGCCGGCCGTGGCGGCGGAGGATGGCGGTGATGGTGCTGGCGGCCGGGACGGCCGCCATCCCCATGGCGGCGAGGCGGGCGCGGAGCTTGCGGCCGCCCCAGGCGGGGTGGTCGTCGCGGAGGCGCAGGACGGCGGCCTCGAGGTCCCCCGGGCAGCGGGCCGGCGAGGAGGCCGGGCGGCGGGGGCGGTCGGCCAGGGCGTCGTCGCCGCCATCGCGGTGGCGGGCGATCCACTTGTAGGCGGTCTTGGGGCTGATGGCGAAGCGGCGGCACAACTCGCGGACGTTGGCCCCCTCGGCGGCGGCCAGGGCGACGAACTCGAGGCGCTGGGACATGAGCGACACATCCTTCCAGGGCATGGCGGGCCTCCTCGTTGTGGGGCCCGCCAGGATGCCACGATGTGTCACCCATGTCCCCGAACACCTGTTACCCATCTCCCCGGTCTATACACCCGCGGTGGGGGGAGGGGACCGGAGGGAGGCGTCCCGACTCGTGGGGGCGGACACGCTTCGTGAGGGGGAAATCGAATCCGGCCTCCTCCTTGACCCGAGGGGGGTGGGAGGCCGAAGGCCGGACCGGCGTGGACGCCTTCCTCGCCGGGGTCTCCTCCTGCCGGTCAGCTCACCAGCTTCGCCGCCTCGCGGTCGAGGTGGAGGGTGGCGGACTTGTGGCGGCGGAGGATGGAGGCGGGGCAGGACTCGGCGACCGGGCCGCGGAGGGTGTTGAGCACGGCGTCGGCCTTGCGGGGACCGGTGACGACCACGGAGAGGACCGGGGCCCGCATCAGGGCGGGGATCGTGAGGGTCAGGGCGTGGGTGGGGACGTCGTCGATGTGGCCGAAGCCGCCGTCGTGGACCTGCTGCTTGCGGCAGGCGGCGTCCAGGCGGACGGGCTTGACGAGGACCGGATCCAGGAAGTCGGCGACCGGCGGGTCGTTGAACGCGAGGTGCCCGTTCTCGCCGATCCCCGCGCAGACGATGTCCGGCGGCTCGTTCAGGAGGACCTCCTCGTATTCCAGGCAGGTCCGCAGGGGGCGGTCGGCGCGCTCGCCGGGGATGAGGCGGAGGCGGGATGCGTCCAGGCCGACGAGGCGGAAGAGGCGCTCCTGGAGGTACCGGCGGAACGAGGCGGGGTGGTCGGCCTTGAGCCCGAGGTACTCGTCCATGTGCAGGCCGACGACCCGGGACCAGTCCACGTCCTTGGCGGCGACGAGGCCGGCGAGGAAGGCGTCCTGGCTGGGCGCGGCCGCGAAGAGGACGTTGGCCCGCCCCGCCTCCTCCTGGCGGCGGCGGATCGCCCGGCCGACCTCCATGGCCGCGGCCCGGCCGGCCTGGGCCCGGTCCTCGTGGACGACGACCTGGAGGGAATCGACGGCGAATCGCGACGGCGGCTTGACGAGCAGATCGGGGCCGGGGCCGCTCATGGGGAGGCTCCTCAGCGGGGCCGGGTCGCGAGGAGGCATCCCCGCCCGGCCCGGTCCGCTCTCGGGTCGGCGCCAGGCCCCCTCCGCCCGGTCGGCGCAAAGGTTATCCGAACGCCCGCGGTTGTGCCATCGGGGATCGCCCCGCGGGACGGCCCGGACGCATCGGGCCCCGGGCGGGGCGGCGGGTCGAATCCGGACCGGGAGGGCGAGGCGGGCCTGTTGAAGATAGGCCGTTTCCGGCGGCGTTGTCGTGAGATCGCGACGGCCCTATCCGCTACGCCGACCGAGGACGAGGGGCGAAGACAGCTCCCTCTCCCGCTCGGCGGGAGAGGGCTGGGGTGAGGGTCCTCGATCGCCGCACTTTCGCGGTGGACTCCCGATCTCGGGCTCGCTGCATTCGCGAGAGCACAAGGTCCGCGGGCGGAGGCTCAACCCGCCCTCACCCCACCCCTCTCCCGCCGAGCGGGAGAGGGAGATATCTTCGCTCGCCTTCCTTTGCTTTTGCTCGCCGGCCGTGGCTGGCGCAACAGATACGCGCGGCGAGTCCGATGGCTTGCGTCCCCGAAGATCGCCTCTTTCATCCGCCCACCCCACCTCTCCCGCAAGTGGGCGAGGGAGAGGGATGGCGGACCGGCCGCACAACAGATCCGGGGATAATCCACCCGGCCGATCGCCCTCTTCCCAGCACCCCAGGGCGAGGCTCCCGCCGGGCCGGGCGCGGCGGGTGAAAGGTGGATGAAGGCGGGCGGGGCGGTGTCGACAGCCGGGGCGCCGGGCCCGAGAATGGTCCGACGATCCATCGCCCCCGCCGAGGGGCCCCGAAGCCCGCGTGGAGTCCCCCCGATGCGTCTGTCCGCAACCATGCTGACCTTGTCCCTGTGTCTATCGGGCCTCGCCGGCATCGGGCCCTTCGCGGCGGCCGCCCAGGAGGCGACGGGACCCGAGGCGGCGCGGGCCCCGAGGGCGCGCGCCGTCCTGCCGGGGCTGGCCGGGGACGGGACCGTGCTGCTGCCCAACGGCTGGTCCTTGAAGCCGGCGGGCCGGCAGTCGGCGCTGGGGGACTTCCCGGTGCAGATGGCCCTCCATCCGAAGGCGCCGATCCTGGCGGTGCTCCACGCGGGGTACGGCGAGCACGAGGTCGTGACCGTCGCCGCGGCAACGGGCAAGGTCATCGGCCGCGTGGCCCTGCCGGAGACGTTCGCCGGGCTCGCCTGGTCGGCCGACGGCGCGAGGCTGTTCGTCGGCGGCGGGTTCGACGACTGCATCTATCGATTCGACCACGCCGAGGGGCTGCTCTCGGACAGGGCCGTCCTGCCGCTGGGCAAGCCGCGGCGCGGGCCCGGGGGCGAGTCGAAGGTCCCCGGCGGGCTGGCCCTCTCGGGCGACGGGAAGGTCCTCTGGGTGGCAAACCTGTATGGCCATTCGTTGATGCGGCTCGACGCGGGCACCGGCGCGGTGCTCGACACGCTGGCGATGGAGGCCGACTCGTACCCGTTCGGCCTCGCCTGGGACGAGCCGGCGCACCGGCTGTACGCGAGCCTCTGGAACCGCGCGGCCGTGGCGGTCATCGACACCGAGGCCCGCAAGGTCGTCGCGACGATCGCCGCCCAGGAGCATCCCAACGAGATGCTGCTGGCGAAGGGGGGCAGGCTGCTGTACGTGGCCAACGCCAACCGCAACTCGGTGAGCGTGATCGACACGAAGGCAGGGGGCTCGATCG from Aquisphaera giovannonii includes these protein-coding regions:
- a CDS encoding Uma2 family endonuclease, whose amino-acid sequence is MATTIGQAAASPRGGRVRFSAAEFERMLDAGLFEGRHVELLDGEVYEVTKNPPHDFAVGAVADALKAVLPAGYHVREEKSIASWGRWRPEPDVTVARGDRRRYEARRPAPGDLALVVEVCDTSAQDRTKKPKGYAAAGIPVYGILDLNRRLLEVHTLARGPEAAGRYDTPAILAEDESAELVLDGAVVARLPIADLLPRRPESPEP
- a CDS encoding DUF4365 domain-containing protein; translated protein: MTVSKKASQTKMQAARKRRTREHVIEALSVAHLQYFVANAGFTMASSKEDYGYDLVVTTFDRDGYMDPMAVYVQLKASERLTPLADGVSYCFDLDVRDDNQWADEINPVFLILYEASSIRAYWLYFQEYLRQAGGPKPKKGARTIRVRVPKGNRVKTSFFRHARHLKQKVHAELGGGKADA
- a CDS encoding IS481 family transposase is translated as MPWKDVSLMSQRLEFVALAAAEGANVRELCRRFAISPKTAYKWIARHRDGGDDALADRPRRPASSPARCPGDLEAAVLRLRDDHPAWGGRKLRARLAAMGMAAVPAASTITAILRRHGRLDPAASAAATPWVRFEHDAPNRLWQMDFKGHFAAGAGRCHPLTILDDHSRYAVGLYACGDQREATVRRLLEATFRAHGLPERILCDNGSPWGPCGGEARHTGLTVWLLRLGVGVSHGRPFHPQTQGKDERFHRTLKAEVIQGRAFRDLEACRSGFEAWRETYNHRRPHEALGLAVPASRYRMSERPYPEAPPSWEYGPGDAVRKVACDGTISFRGRRAVLGKAFRGERVAVRPADADGSFGVYFGVHRVAGIDLRAHNDLH
- a CDS encoding glucosamine-6-phosphate deaminase; this encodes MSGPGPDLLVKPPSRFAVDSLQVVVHEDRAQAGRAAAMEVGRAIRRRQEEAGRANVLFAAAPSQDAFLAGLVAAKDVDWSRVVGLHMDEYLGLKADHPASFRRYLQERLFRLVGLDASRLRLIPGERADRPLRTCLEYEEVLLNEPPDIVCAGIGENGHLAFNDPPVADFLDPVLVKPVRLDAACRKQQVHDGGFGHIDDVPTHALTLTIPALMRAPVLSVVVTGPRKADAVLNTLRGPVAESCPASILRRHKSATLHLDREAAKLVS